Genomic window (Candidatus Eremiobacterota bacterium):
ACAACGTTCGCCGTCGGAAATCCTAGATCGTGCCCCCGCCCCGCGCCGAACGAGACGAGACCGCGCACCGTGTACGGCGCGCCCAGCAACCGGTCCGCCGTCGCCATATCCCCGGCTTGGATCGCCGCGCGAATGCGGGTCGACGAGACCCGCTCGCCGTCGTCGAGCGTGTTCGGCACGCCGACCATCTCGCGCTCGCGCTCGTGCAGGTGCGTGCGCGCGAACGCGACGTCGCCGGCCCGCTTGTGCCCGAACCGAAAGTTCGCGCCGACGACCATCGCGCGCGCGTTCAATCGTCCGATCAGCGTGTCGTCGAGAAACTGCGCCGGCGAGAGCGAGGCGACCGACGCGTCGAACGTCAGGACGTACGCTTCATCGATCCCGGCGCGCGCAAACGCGTTGACGCGCTCTTCGAGCGTCGCGATCATCGGCGGTTCCTGACCCGGCCGCAAGAAAGCCGTGGGATGGTCGCGGAACGTCAGCACCGCGGTGCGCTCCTTGGCGCGGCGCAGCCGCAGCGCCTCGCGCACGATCGCCTGATGCCCGCGGTGAAAGCCGTCGAAGAACCCGATCGCGACGACGAACGAGCGCTCCGGCGGCCGCTCCGGCAGCGCGTGATGGATCTTCACAAGAACACCTTGCGCGGCGCGAGCAGCGCGCCGACGGTCTCGCCGACGCCGACCAGCGCGCGCGCCGAGTCGCGCACGAAGACGTGCTTCTCCGCGGGCGGCTGCGCGAGCGGCACCATCCGCCCGGCCCGAAAATCGGTCGCCCCGCGGCCGTCGAGCACGACGGTCGGAATCGGGATGACGCGCTCCGGCGGAACGAGCGCCCCGCCCGGATCGCGCTCGACGTCTTCGAGCAGACGGCTTTCCGAGAGCACGAACGGCCCTGACGCCTCGCGCAACAGCGCGCCCATGTGCCCCACCGTCCCGCACGCCGCCGCAAGATCCTCGCACAGCGTGCGCACGTACGTCCCTTCGCTGCACGCGATCCGCAGCCGAACGACGTTCTCCTCGCGCCCGAGCACGCGCAGCGCGTACACGGTGATCGTGCGCGCCGCGCGCTCGACGGTCTTCCCCGCCCGCGCCAGATCGTACAGCCGCTTCCCTTCGCTCATCACCGCGCTGTACATCGGCGGCACCTGCGAGATCGAGCCGAGAAACGCCGGAACCGCCCGCGCGAGCCGTTGGTCGACGTCACCCGGAACCTCGCGCTCGACCAGCGTTTCACCGGTCGCATCCCCGGTCGCGGTCGCGACGCCGAGCACGAGCGTGCACACATACCCTTTGCGCCGGTCCGCGATCAGCGGCAGCAGCCGCGTCGCCTTGCCGAGCGCCACCGGCAGCACGCCCGCCGCTTGCGGATCGAGCGTCCCGAGATGCCCGATCGCAAGCTTCCCCGCGGGATCGCGATAAATTCTGCGCAACCGCGCGCCGAACTGCGTCGACGACGGGCCCGCCGGCTTGAACAGGTTCAGAAAACCGAGCACGACGCCCGGCTTATAAACCTTGCGCGCGCAGCGCTTCGTGCACCGCGACGATCGCCTGCTGCAGATCGCCTTCGTACGTCAATCCCGAGGCCATGAAGTGTCCGCCGCCCTTGAGCCGAGCCGCCGCGGCCT
Coding sequences:
- the ribF gene encoding riboflavin biosynthesis protein RibF, whose translation is MKIHHALPERPPERSFVVAIGFFDGFHRGHQAIVREALRLRRAKERTAVLTFRDHPTAFLRPGQEPPMIATLEERVNAFARAGIDEAYVLTFDASVASLSPAQFLDDTLIGRLNARAMVVGANFRFGHKRAGDVAFARTHLHEREREMVGVPNTLDDGERVSSTRIRAAIQAGDMATADRLLGAPYTVRGLVSFGAGRGHDLGFPTANVVVPANKLLPPDGVYRATGRHDGRDYFGLVSIGTNPTFDGRTRTVEAWLLDFNGALYGEELSLREFRFVREQRRFGSADELIAQMRDDAATVKFPSVV
- the truB gene encoding tRNA pseudouridine(55) synthase TruB gives rise to the protein MLGFLNLFKPAGPSSTQFGARLRRIYRDPAGKLAIGHLGTLDPQAAGVLPVALGKATRLLPLIADRRKGYVCTLVLGVATATGDATGETLVEREVPGDVDQRLARAVPAFLGSISQVPPMYSAVMSEGKRLYDLARAGKTVERAARTITVYALRVLGREENVVRLRIACSEGTYVRTLCEDLAAACGTVGHMGALLREASGPFVLSESRLLEDVERDPGGALVPPERVIPIPTVVLDGRGATDFRAGRMVPLAQPPAEKHVFVRDSARALVGVGETVGALLAPRKVFL